From the genome of Primulina eburnea isolate SZY01 chromosome 12, ASM2296580v1, whole genome shotgun sequence, one region includes:
- the LOC140808176 gene encoding uncharacterized protein: MRASGSGISWSLFLLLLAFTLCGVRFSPIANGFTSASNVGMEMVPEGKEVLTMNRRNLAGSFGVCALCTCCGGGTGTAKRYCLESPCCYAINCNIPNRPFGYCSFTPKTCNCFGCHI, encoded by the exons ATGCGCGCAAGTGGGAGTGGGATTTCTTGGTCACTGTTCCTTTTGTTGCTCGCCTTTACTCTCTGTGGAGTTAGATTTTCACCAATT GCAAATGGGTTTACGAGTGCCTCGAATGTGGGGATGGAGATGGTGCCAGAAGGGAAGGAAGTGTTGACAATGAACCGGAGAAATCTGGCCGGAAGCTTCGGGGTTTGTGCCTTGTGCACTTGCTGTGGAGGAGGTACGGGTACAGCCAAAAGATACTGTTTGGAATCTCCATGTTGCTATGCAATCAATTGCAACATCCCAAACAGGCCTTTTGGCTACTGTTCTTTCACTCCCAAGACTTGTAATTGCTTCGGATGTCATATCTAG